One window from the genome of Malus domestica chromosome 01, GDT2T_hap1 encodes:
- the LOC114823203 gene encoding inositol-3-phosphate synthase 1 has protein sequence MFIDSFKVESPNVAYTENEIHSVYNYETTELVHENRNGAYQWIVKPKTVKYEFKTDVHVPKLGVMLVGWGGNNGSTLTAGVIANREGISWATKDKVQQANYFGSLTQASSIRVGSFNGEEIYAPFKSLLPMVNPDDIVFGGWDISDMNLADAMARAKVLDIDLQKQLRPYMESMLPLPGIYDPDFIAANQGARANNVMKGTKKEQLQQVIKDIREFKEKNKVDRVVVLWTANTERYSNVVVGLNDTIENLLGSVDKNEAEISPSTLYAIACVLENIPFINGSPQNTFVPGLIDLAIRRNSLIGGDDFKSGQTKMKSVLVDFLVGAGIKPTAIVSYNHLGNNDGMNLSAPQTFRSKEISKSNVVDDMVSSNGILYGPGEHPDHVVVIKYVPYVGDSKRALDEYTSEIFMGGQNTIVLHNTCEDSLLAAPIILDLVLLAELSTRIQLKSEAEAKFHSFHPVATILSYLSKAPLVPPGTPVVNALSKQRAMLENILRACVGLAPENNMILEYK, from the exons ATGTTCATCGATAGCTTCAAGGTAGAGTCCCCAAACGTAGCGTACACAGAGAATGAGATTCATTCGGTGTACAACTACGAGACCACTGAGCTTGTCCATGAGAACAGAAATGGAGCGTATCAGTGGATTGTGAAGCCCAAAACTGTCAAATACGAATTCAAGACTGATGTCCATGTCCCCAAACTAGG GGTAATGCTTGTGGGGTGGGGTGGAAACAATGGCTCAACCCTCACTGCTGGTGTGATTGCAAACAGAGA AGGAATCTCCTGGGCAACCAAGGACAAGGTGCAGCAAGCCAATTACTTTGGCTCACTGACCCAAGCCTCATCCATCCGTGTTGGGTCTTTCAATGGAGAGGAGATTTATGCCCCATTCAAAAGCCTCCTCCCTatg GTGAACCCAGATGACATAGTGTTTGGGGGTTGGGACATTAGTGACATGAACTTAGCAGATGCAATGGCGAGGGCAAAGGTCCTTGACATTGATCTGCAAAAGCAACTGAGGCCATACATGGAGTCTATGCTCCCACTCCCTGGAATCTACGACCCTGATTTCATCGCTGCCAACCAAGGTGCTCGTGCCAACAACGTCATGAAGGGCACCAAGAAGGAACAACTCCAACAAGTCATTAAAGACATTAG aGAATTCAAGGAGAAGAACAAGGTGGACAGGGTGGTTGTGCTGTGGACTGCCAACACTGAGAGGTATAGTAATGTTGTTGTGGGGCTAAACGACACTATCGAGAACCTGTTGGGTTCAGTGGACAAGAATGAAGCTGAGATATCTCCTTCCACATTGTATGCCATAGCTTGTGTTCTTGAAAATATTCCTTTCATCAATGGAAGCCCACAAAACACTTTTGTCCCAG GGCTGATTGATTTGGCAATTAGGAGAAACAGCTTGATTGGTGGGGATGACTTTAAGAGTGGTCAGACCAAAATGAAGTCTGTGTTGGTTGATTTCCTTGTTGGGGCTGGAATCAAGCCAACAGCCATTGTGAGCTACAACCATCTTGGAAACAATGACGGCATGAATCTTTCTGCACCGCAAACCTTCCGGTCCAAGGAGATTTCAAAGAGCAATGTTGTGGATGACATGGTGTCCAGCAATGGCATACTTTACGGGCCAGGTGAGCACCCTGACCATGTTGTGGTGATCAAGTATGTCCCATATGTTGGGGACAGCAAGAGAGCTTTAGATGAGTACACCTCTGAGATTTTCATGGGTGGGCAAAACACCATTGTGTTGCACAACACCTGTGAGGATTCCCTCTTGGCTGCTCCTATCATCCTCGATTTGGTTCTCCTCGCTGAGCTCAGCACCCGTATCCAGCTCAAATCTGAAGCAGAG GCCAAGTTCCACTCATTCCACCCTGTGGCTACAATTCTCAGTTACCTCAGCAAGGCTCCTCTT GTTCCGCCAGGTACACCCGTGGTGAATGCACTGTCAAAGCAGAGGGCAATGCTGGAGAACATACTGAGGGCTTGTGTTGGTCTGGCTCCTGAGAACAACATGATCTTGGAATACAAGTGA